In a genomic window of Rhopalosiphum maidis isolate BTI-1 chromosome 4, ASM367621v3, whole genome shotgun sequence:
- the LOC113555659 gene encoding protein grainyhead-like isoform X6, whose protein sequence is MADSDTNGGGGAGGGGGGGGGGGGGVTEQPAEPGGWRSSYYEHPLTAATSAMLNISGGAAGDEQGQQSGQGQGGAPLSFVYEYYKLPHLSDSVKDKHLADIWPTTSSPNGSLLPSQLKPSNGLIGTGPGGLEIGAGHLGDLQGLFLHQQPLKREPEDLSHHRGGGPPNKGGNNADGLKTIGGRPKVVLVAPGNNGGQQDQQQQQLVVDVVNNNNNQQANNNNNNNNAVGGVKEEYGGGHHSPQHNSRSINGTPSSTSSLITEMNPPPPAIELIATPDGLKPMYGTHIFTTMSGQHADSGTPSPNSYEHQQYTTSSVLTGGGGAGNPGGYITTSGGRAPFADPYTYREYFGGAGAGPEPGPYGSQIGTGGGGRQTASSYGGDASDPGAVSNAAATASFVERYVRQSSYHNKGVIAAAGLTVDLPSPDSGIGADAITPRDQNAIQQSFDYNEMCQTPSMLGEHQAQRTPTGGRSRPWHDFGRQNDADKIQIPKVFSNYGFRYYLESPISTNQRREDDRVTYINKGQFYGITMEYIPDPDKPLTSQTVKSVVMLMFREEKSPDDEIKAWQFWHGRQHSVKQRILDADTKNSAGLVGCIEEVSHNAIAIYWNPLESPAKINVAVQCLSTDFSSQKGVKGLPLHLQIDTYEEPRDGPVYHRGYCQIKVFCDKGAERKTRDEERRAAKRKMTATGRKKIDELYHPPCERSEFYSMSDLNKPPVLFSPAEDIDKLTSMELQGFYGHDTDTSSLSNGEPGSLKHSSPFLLHSGVANKPAGTTTTQTLKFHNHFPPDTHNVSYYNSEKKEVLDQSGLTTDGTVFSSPPNKRTKLQVPPINERVMLYVRQDAEDVYTPLHVIPPTTQGLLNAIEAKYKISASSISNMYRKNKKGITAKIDNDMLKYYCNEDSFLLEVRHAEENENMLDIILIEFMDH, encoded by the exons ATGGCCGATTCGGACACGAACGGTGGTGGTGGCGCCGGGGGCGGAggaggcggcggcggcggcgggggTGGCGGCGTGACCGAACAACCCGCCGAGCCGGGTGGCTGGAGGTCGTCGTACTACGAACATCCGCTGACCGCCGCCACGTCGGCCATGCTCAACATTTCGGGCGGCGCTGCCGGGGACGAACAGGGCCAACAGTCGGGACAGGGCCAAGGCGGTGCACCGCTCAGTTTCGTCTACGAGTATTACAAGCTGCCGCACTTGTCCGACTCCGTCAAGGACAAGCATCTTGCCGACATATGGCC AACCACATCTTCGCCGAACGGTTCACTGTTACCGTCGCAGCTTAAACCGTCCAACGGACTGATCGGCACCGGTCCAGGAGGACTGGAGATCGGCGCCGGACACCTGGGCGATTTGCAGGGACTTTTCCTGCACCAGCAACCGCTTAAGCGCGAGCCCGAGGACTTGAGCCATCACCGCGGCGGCGGACCACCAAACAAGGGCGGCAACAATGCGGACGGTCTGAAAACGATCGGCGGACGTCCCAAAGTGGTGTTGGTCGCGCCCGGCAACAACGGCGGTCAGCAGGAccagcagcaacagcaactGGTCGTGGACGTcgtaaacaacaataacaatcaGCAGgcgaacaacaacaacaacaacaacaacgcgGTGGGCGGCGTGAAGGAGGAGTACGGCGGTGGACACCATTCGCCGCAGCACAACAGCCGGTCGATAAACGGCACGCCGTCGTCCACGTCGTCGCTCATCACCGAGATGAACCCGCCGCCGCCGGCCATCGAGTTGATCGCCACGCCGGACGGCCTGAAGCCCATGTACGGCACGCACATATTCACCACCATGTCCGGACAGCACGCGGACAGCGGCACGCCGTCGCCCAACTCGTACGAGCACCAGCAGTACACCACGTCGTCCGTGCTGACGGGCGGCGGCGGTGCCGGCAACCCGGGCGGCTACATCACCACGTCCGGCGGCCGGGCCCCGTTCGCGGACCCGTACACATATCGCGAGTACTTCGGCGGCGCGGGCGCCGGCCCCGAACCGGGCCCGTACGGCTCGCAGATCGGCACCGGCGGCGGTGGCCGGCAGACCGCGTCCTCCTACGGCGGCGATGCCTCCGACCCCGGCGCCGTGTCCAACGCCGCGGCCACAGCTTCGTTTGTCGAACGTTACGTCCGACAAAGTTCGTACCACAACAAGGGCGTTATCGCCGCAGCCGGGCTCACCGTCGACCTGCCGTCGCCCGACAGCGGCATCGGCGCCGACGCCATCACGCCACGTGACCAAAACGCCATCCAACAG TCATTCGATTACAACGAGATGTGCCAAACGCCTAGCATGTTGGGTGAACACCAAGCACAGCGGACGCCCACCGGAGGACGGTCGAGACCGTGGCACGACTTCGGCAGACAAAACGATGCGGACAAGATACAAATACCAAAAGT ATTCTCCAACTACGGGTTCCGCTATTATTTGGAATCACCGATCTCCACTAACCAAAGGCGTGAAGACGACAGGGTAACGTACATCAATAAAGGCCAGTTCTATGGCATTACTATGGAGTACATACCAGACCCTGACAAACCGTTGACCAGTCAAACAGTCAAG AGCGTGGTCATGCTGATGTTCAGAGAGGAGAAAAGTCCAGATGACGAAATCAAAGCGTGGCAATTTTGGCACGGCAGACAGCACAGCGTCAAACAGCGAATACTCGATGCCG acaCGAAAAACAGTGCAGGCCTGGTGGGATGCATTGAAGAAGTATCACACAACGCCATCGCCATTTATTGGAACCCTCTGGAGAGTCCGGCAAAA ATCAACGTCGCCGTGCAATGTCTGAGTACGGATTTCAGCAGCCAAAAAGGCGTAAAG GGTTTGCCACTGCACCTGCAAATCGACACCTACGAAGAACCGAGAGACGGACCTGTGTACCACAGGGGATATTGTCAAATCAAAGTTTTCTGTGATAAG GGAGCCGAAAGGAAGACTAGAGACGAAGAGCGGAGAGCGGCCAAACGGAAAATGACTGCCACGGGTCGTAAGAAGATCGACGAACTCTATCATCCGCCATGCGAGCGATCCGAATTCTATTCAATGAGCGACCTCAACAAACCACCAGTATTGTTCTCACCCGCCGAGGACATCGAcaag CTGACGTCAATGGAACTTCAAGGATTCTATGGACATGACACGGACACGTCTAGTCTGTCAAACGGCGAACCTGGTTCGTTGAAGCACTCGTCGCCTTTCCTGTTGCACTCTGGTGTGGCCAACAAGCCAGCTGGTACGACGACCACGCAGACACTCAAGTTCCACAATCACTTCCCGCCGGATACGCATAA CGTATCTTATTACAACAGCGAGAAGAAAGAAGTACTGGACCAGAGCGGACTGACCACGGACGGTACGGTTTTCTCGAGTCCGCCCAACAAGCGAACGAAGCTACAAGTGCCGCCCATTAACGAGCGAGTAATGCTGTACGTGCGGCAGGACGCCGAGGATGTGTACACGCCTCTGCACGTCATACCGCCAACGACCCAGGGACTATTGAATGCT ATTGAGGCTAAGTACAAAATTTCTGCTTCCAGCATTAGTAACATGTatcgaaaaaacaaaaaagg